The sequence below is a genomic window from Flavobacterium keumense.
TTCATCATATCGCGCTGATTTTTTATAATTGATATTCATTGAAACAATTGGCAGTCCAATCCCTTCTTCTTCCATACTTTTATACGAAACTCCTTTACTCCTGAGCCATTCCACACGTCCCATCTCAAAATAAGGAATATAATTTCCATGATATACTACTCCCATTTGGTCTGTTTCAGAGTAACGAACACGAACTTGAATTTGATGATCTTTCATGATTTGCATTTAATTTTTAATGATTCTAAAAAGCTTAATACGACATTTTTTTTAGAAAAAAATCTATCGAATAA
It includes:
- a CDS encoding acyl-CoA thioesterase, with product MKDHQIQVRVRYSETDQMGVVYHGNYIPYFEMGRVEWLRSKGVSYKSMEEEGIGLPIVSMNINYKKSARYDELLTVHTAFKSQSSVKIEFDCKIYNELDELLTTAEFILVFVSLKTGRPITPPNYILELLKEVE